The following is a genomic window from Bacteroidota bacterium.
AAATAAATGGTGCAATTGCAGAATTGCTACCGAATACAATGACAATTCCAATTATTAAAAGGAAAATTATTATTGGCAACAACCAATACTTTTTTCTTTCTTTTATAAACTGAAATAAGTCTTTTAGAAAATACATTTATTTGTTTTTAGTTTTCTTAGAAAAATCATAAACTACTTTAATAATAGCTATACTACCTAAAGCTACTGCAAAAATACCAATGTATAGATTTTCATTCCAGAACATAAAAACCATTATTAGTGCTAAAGCAAAAATAATTATTGATGTAATTATTGAGTTGTATTTTACTACAATCGGATGTTTTGCAAAAACTCTTTTCAATACAAAAATTAATGCAAGAACAATTAGTGTTATATTTTTAAGGTCGAATTCCATAGTGTAATTAATAATTGGTTATAAGATGTTTTAGTTTATTAAATATTTCAGTATTGTCATACACTCCTGCAAAAATTTCAGAACCTGGACCATGTGCAAATACAGGAACAAGGTCGGGAGTGTTTTTTTTAGTAGCCCATTTAACTTTTACTTTTTTCTTTTGTAAAGAACCTTCAACAATTACAGGACCTCCAGTTGCTTGATTTGCTAAAACAATTACTAAAGTTTCTCCATCAACAGCAAGAAAATCCATTATTTCTCCCACTACTTTATCAAAGTCCAAAAGTTCATTAAGCATATAATCGGTGTTATTTGCTTGGCTTGCCCATCCAATATGAGAACCTTCAATTACCATAAAAAAACCATCTTTATTTCTGTTAAGTTTTTTAAATGTTTTTAGCCATGCCTGTGATAAATAATCACTTCTAATTTTGCTTTTTGGCAAATGTTCTTTTGAAACAAGTGCTGCTGTTTTTCTATTAAAAATACCATTTTTTATTCCTTTAATATTATCAACGATATTATATTTTTTCTTCCTGAGTTTGAAAATAAGATCCTCTTTATCTCTTCTTTTTCCAAAATATTTTCTTCCTCCACCAACAAAAACATCAACATTTGAGCTAACAAGGTCATTTGCTATTTGTTCGTCCTTACGTCCTGATTTTCTATGTGCATAAAAGCTTGCAGGAGTGGCATTGGTAATTGAAGATGTTACAACAATTCCTGTCTTTTTATTTTGTTCTTTTGCAATTTCGAGGATGGATTTTACAGCATTTCCATCATTGTCAACAGCAATAGCTCCATTGTATGTTTTTGCTCCTGTTGCTATTGCAGTTCCACTGGCTTCCGAATCAGGAATGAGATTGTCTGAAGAATGTGTTTTAATTAAACCAATTGTTTTTAATCGGAACATATTTAATTCTCCACCATTTTTTATCATTCCCGAGCTAATGTGAGATAATCCCATTCCGTTGCCTATTAACAAAATTACATTTCTTGGTTTTTGTGTAAATTCCTGCGAATAGCCGAAAGAAAAATTAAGAGTGAAAAGGATTAAAATGAGAAAGAATTTATTTAATCTATATTTCATAAGTAATAATTTGTTATAATTTAATTCTATAAAAATTACCAGGTAAAGGTTGGATAAAATCTTTGAATTCCAACTCTAAAAGTAGTATCGGAAGTTTTGACGAATTTTGACCCGCTAAAGTTGCCAATTTATCAATATGTATTTTTTCATTAGCCTGAATAGTAAGGACAATTAGTTTTTCAATTTCTGAGAGTGATGAGATATTAATTTTTTTCTTTACTTTTTTCCTTTTTTTCATATCCCATCCAAGATGATAAGCAATATCTTTTGCTTCTGTAAGAATATTTGCTTTTTGAATACGTATCAAATTATTGCAACCCTCAGATGTTTTGTCATTGTTTCTTCCTGGCACAGCAAATAATTCACGGTCATAAGAGTAGGCAATTTCTGCTGTTATTAATGCACCACCTCTTTTGGGGGATTCAACCACAATCAATCCGTCAACCATTCCTGCTACAATCCTGTTTCGTTTGGGAAAATTTTCTCGGTTTGGATTTGTTTCAGTTGGAAATTCAGTTAAAAGTCCACCATTTTCAATCATTTTTAAAGCAAGATCTCTATGCTGAAAAGGATATAGAGTATCCAAGCCATGAGCTAAAACACCAATTGTCGGTAGATTGTTATTGACAGCTTCCTTGTGTGCACAATAATCAATACCATAAGCTAATCCGCTAATGATTGTTACATCAAATTCTGCAAGTTCTTTAACGAGCTTTGTACAAAAATCTTTACCATAGTTTGTTGCAGACCTTGTACCTACAATTCCAATAATTTTTTGTGCATTTAAATCAGCATTACCATTATAATATAACATTACAGGTGCATCTTCAATATGAATTAATCTTTTCGGATACTCTTCATTCCAATAAAATAATGGCTTTATGTTGTGTTTTTCTATAAAATCTAATTCTTTATCAACTTTGTCAAAGTTATTAAATTTTACAATTTTTGAAGACATACTTTCTCCTATGCCGGGTATTTTTACAAGATGTGATTTTTTTTCTTTAAAAACAGCTTCGGGACTTCCGCAAAAGGATATTAAACTTTTTGCAGATTTGGGACCTATCAATGGCACCATTTGCAAAGCAATAACATATTTTAAATGCTCAGAACTCATTTCTTATTTACCCGAATATTCAACCAATTTAAAAAAGTCATAATCCTTTAATTTTTCACGTCCTCCAAGGTCTGGCATATCGATTATTGTTCCCACTCCAACAACAACTCCACCAAGTCTTTCAACTAGTTTTACTCCGGCAAGCAATGTTCCTCCTGTGGCAACAAGGTCATCAACAACAATAATTCTATCTCCTTTTTGTAGTGCATCACTATGAATTTCAACAGTGTCTGTTCCATATTCCAATTGATATTCTTCCGAAAGAACCTCAGCAGGTAGTTTTCCCGGTTTACGAATTGGAATAAATCCACATTTAAGTATAGAAGCTATTGTACCGCCAATGATAAAACCACGTGCATCAATTCCTGCCACGTAATCAATTTTCATTTCTTGATATTTTTCTTTAAACTTTTCTAAAACATAATTATATGCTTTATAATTTTTAAAAAGTGTTGTTACATCATGAAATAGTATTCCTTTTTTAGGAAAATCAGGAATATCTCGAATATATTTTTTTAGTTCCATTTTTTCTTTTTTGTAAAATCTCACATTCTAATACACAAATGATACATTTTTATCAATTCAAATAAACGAATAAAAATTCATTATTTTTGTAATTGGTAAAATGATATTTTGGAGAGTTTTCTAAGAGGCACTAAATAGGGGGAGGCAATCAAAACTTTTTTTATTAGTTTACTCAAGTTTCGCATAATAATTCCATAATGAATTGTTTCATACTTTGTGATTCTTCGTGTCTTAGAGCCTTCGTGGCTAATTATCAATATCTTGCCACAAAGACACCAAGGCACAATTTGCACTAAATAGGGGAGGCAATCAAAACTTTTTTTATTAGTTTATAAACTTCTATCACACTGAGCTACTCAATAAAATAGAACTTCCTTAAAAATAAAATGTGTATCAAAAAAAATAGAATTCTTAGTTTAAAGAAGGATTAACAGGATAATTTGCCCACACACTATATTCTTTTTTGTTAGAATCATTTAAGTTATCTTTCCAGTAGGAATCAAGATTTGGCTCCATAATTTTATCTACCTTAGCTTTTGTTACTATCCAGCTTTTTCTTTTTAATTCTTCATCAAGCTGATTTGGTCCCCATCCTGAATAACCAACAAAAAATTTTATTTCTTCCGGTGCAATTTGCTTATTCTCAATCATTGCTTTAACAGATTCAAAATTACCGCCCCAGTATAAATTCTCCATTACTTTTACACTCCCCTCAATTAAATCAGCTTTTGTATGTAAGTAAAATAAGGAGTTTGCTTCTACAGGACCACCCATGTGTAAGTTTGTATTAAAATCAGAAAAGTCTTTGATAGCTTCTCCAATCGCTGTGCTTAACGGTTTGTTTATTATTAAACCAACAGAACCTTCTTCATTATGTTCGGTTATTAAAACAACGGATCGACCAAAAAATTGATCATTCAGAAAGGGTACTGAAACTAATAATCTACCTTTTGTAGGTTTTATCATTGTTGTAGTCATAATATAAATATATAATCTGAAATCACTAATTCCCAAAAAAATTGAACAAAAATTATACAGCAATTTTTAAACCCAATAACAATTAAACTGTTAGTTATTAAAAATCATTATTCTAAGAGCTTTAACGGTATTTTTTTCTTGTAAAAAAGTTAAAATTTCATTCCAAAAGTAAAATTAAAACCGTAATCAATAGCTGTTATTTTTTCATTATTAGAATTTGTTTCCCAACGATTGAAAATAAATGAATTAAAATCAACAAAAAAATCCTGATTAACCATGTACCTTAACCCTGCTTCAAACGAAGCAACTGAAACAAAATAATCATCAATATTTTCCATACTTATTTCTAAACCTTCGGAAATTAATTTAGAATCTGTATTGGAGATTTTCATACGATTGTAAGAAGCTCCTACAAATGGTTTATATTTTTCGCCAAAATAATACCTAAGCCCAACTCCTCCATAAATTGAATTTACATGGCTTCTTAACAAATCAGTTATAGCTTTATTGTTGTCATAATTCATCTTAACATCTGCTTCAGCAAAGCCTTTAAAAAATCCTGCGTTCAAGCGTAATTGCAAATCAGTAATCACATCATAACCAAATGAAAAACTGTAATTCAGGATATCTGTAATCCTAAAGTTTTCAGGTTCTTGGTATTTGTAATCGCTAGCATACTTTGCAATAAAAAATGAATCATAATTATTTTCTGTAATCTTTTTTTCAATTTTAATTAAACCACCGGCATTAAACTTATCCGCTCCTTCACTTCCTGCAAAAATTTTCCCCATTGAAAAACTAAATTCTTTATTTGGCAACAATCTTATATTTTTAAAATTACTTTTATTTAAAACATCAATTTTTTCATTTGGTTTTACATTAAAAAACAACACAGTTGATTCCCTGTTATCGCCACAAAAACAATTATTAAATACAAAAGTTATATTTTCTTTATCAGAAATTTTCGTTTTAAATCTTTTGTTGTAATAACTTCCTTCGAGCTTCCCAGAATAACCAAATTCATCTTTTATACGTTGATAAACTGCATCTTTATCTTCAGGAACATCTGAACTCATGCAAACATATTGAGTATTCAACATAAACATTCTGTAAAATGTAAGCAAATGATTTAAAGAATAAATAGCGGTTCCTTGCACCATCATTTTTGATTTATATCTTTTGGGAGAAAGCGATTTTAACGAATCCTTTTTTGATAATAAAATTGCTTGATTAAAATCTTTAAAAAGTTCATTTATTTTATTGCTTATGTAAAAGTGTTCTGCCTCGGGATAATTTATTTTATCACAACAATCCAAATTAAAAACTGAATTTTGGTTTTGATAAATAAATAAAAGGTCTTTAAATATTTCTGTGCTTTTATAAGCAATTGATTTTAAGGTGGCATCATTCGTTGATAACTGTCTGCTATCAATTAGTACAACCCCCTGATCAATCATGCTTTTAAAATATTCGTAGGTAATTATTGACTTTAAATCAAAACTCCATTTTTCATTTTTCACCCATGATTTAATGTCAAAAGTTTTCAAAAATTCAAGATCAGTTGTTATTTCTTTAGATAGTTTTTTATCATTTTTACTTAATCCTTTCAAAAAATCTTTTTCTAAATGCTCAATTTCAAAGGACAATAAATATGTTTTAACTAATGGACTCAAACTCTTTTTTGCCTTACAAGGCAGGCATTTATTTTCATTATCAAACCTTTGATTTCTTACTTTAAAAATATCATATTTTTCGAAACTTACAGTAGGTGTTCTCACAGCGTAACTTGTAGGTTTGTAACCAAAATGTTTCGGAAGGCATTTGGGGTTTTTTTCAAGAACATCAGGAGTAATAAAAGTTTTTGATTCTATTCCAAGTGTTTCAATAATATTCAAATATCGGCTAAATGAGTTCTTTGCATTTTTGAGTTTATTAGCATCCGAATATGCTTCAAAAATTTGATTTAATGCTTTTTTAAATTGGGGCTTTTTAAGTGCAACTCCCTTGTTTCCCGAAGCACAAATCCAAATTCCAACTTGTAAAATAATTCTTTTTTCCAACT
Proteins encoded in this region:
- a CDS encoding DUF5989 family protein, translated to MYFLKDLFQFIKERKKYWLLPIIIFLLIIGIVIVFGSNSAIAPFI
- a CDS encoding alkaline phosphatase; translation: MKYRLNKFFLILILFTLNFSFGYSQEFTQKPRNVILLIGNGMGLSHISSGMIKNGGELNMFRLKTIGLIKTHSSDNLIPDSEASGTAIATGAKTYNGAIAVDNDGNAVKSILEIAKEQNKKTGIVVTSSITNATPASFYAHRKSGRKDEQIANDLVSSNVDVFVGGGRKYFGKRRDKEDLIFKLRKKKYNIVDNIKGIKNGIFNRKTAALVSKEHLPKSKIRSDYLSQAWLKTFKKLNRNKDGFFMVIEGSHIGWASQANNTDYMLNELLDFDKVVGEIMDFLAVDGETLVIVLANQATGGPVIVEGSLQKKKVKVKWATKKNTPDLVPVFAHGPGSEIFAGVYDNTEIFNKLKHLITNY
- the dprA gene encoding DNA-processing protein DprA, yielding MSSEHLKYVIALQMVPLIGPKSAKSLISFCGSPEAVFKEKKSHLVKIPGIGESMSSKIVKFNNFDKVDKELDFIEKHNIKPLFYWNEEYPKRLIHIEDAPVMLYYNGNADLNAQKIIGIVGTRSATNYGKDFCTKLVKELAEFDVTIISGLAYGIDYCAHKEAVNNNLPTIGVLAHGLDTLYPFQHRDLALKMIENGGLLTEFPTETNPNRENFPKRNRIVAGMVDGLIVVESPKRGGALITAEIAYSYDRELFAVPGRNNDKTSEGCNNLIRIQKANILTEAKDIAYHLGWDMKKRKKVKKKINISSLSEIEKLIVLTIQANEKIHIDKLATLAGQNSSKLPILLLELEFKDFIQPLPGNFYRIKL
- a CDS encoding adenine phosphoribosyltransferase produces the protein MELKKYIRDIPDFPKKGILFHDVTTLFKNYKAYNYVLEKFKEKYQEMKIDYVAGIDARGFIIGGTIASILKCGFIPIRKPGKLPAEVLSEEYQLEYGTDTVEIHSDALQKGDRIIVVDDLVATGGTLLAGVKLVERLGGVVVGVGTIIDMPDLGGREKLKDYDFFKLVEYSGK
- a CDS encoding YqgE/AlgH family protein yields the protein MTTTMIKPTKGRLLVSVPFLNDQFFGRSVVLITEHNEEGSVGLIINKPLSTAIGEAIKDFSDFNTNLHMGGPVEANSLFYLHTKADLIEGSVKVMENLYWGGNFESVKAMIENKQIAPEEIKFFVGYSGWGPNQLDEELKRKSWIVTKAKVDKIMEPNLDSYWKDNLNDSNKKEYSVWANYPVNPSLN
- a CDS encoding autotransporter outer membrane beta-barrel domain-containing protein, yielding MKVRLIILLFFLSTFVISAPAQEEVKIDVNLTGNTSGNIFKIKITNNSQKVFIKKVYPFYYPSTKNTSGYLLDKNRIFKVGIGESKTFFLEGYSTDIDKNTISKEIEWNKIKKLFEIKPLSIDSITMMFHKFNVKKLSNSDLIPFDFIVTNPGTFEFYKYKFNPSNNQQLANSVMLEQMRLLEKAYRRLYKAGKLVTHFNNAPELEKRIILQVGIWICASGNKGVALKKPQFKKALNQIFEAYSDANKLKNAKNSFSRYLNIIETLGIESKTFITPDVLEKNPKCLPKHFGYKPTSYAVRTPTVSFEKYDIFKVRNQRFDNENKCLPCKAKKSLSPLVKTYLLSFEIEHLEKDFLKGLSKNDKKLSKEITTDLEFLKTFDIKSWVKNEKWSFDLKSIITYEYFKSMIDQGVVLIDSRQLSTNDATLKSIAYKSTEIFKDLLFIYQNQNSVFNLDCCDKINYPEAEHFYISNKINELFKDFNQAILLSKKDSLKSLSPKRYKSKMMVQGTAIYSLNHLLTFYRMFMLNTQYVCMSSDVPEDKDAVYQRIKDEFGYSGKLEGSYYNKRFKTKISDKENITFVFNNCFCGDNRESTVLFFNVKPNEKIDVLNKSNFKNIRLLPNKEFSFSMGKIFAGSEGADKFNAGGLIKIEKKITENNYDSFFIAKYASDYKYQEPENFRITDILNYSFSFGYDVITDLQLRLNAGFFKGFAEADVKMNYDNNKAITDLLRSHVNSIYGGVGLRYYFGEKYKPFVGASYNRMKISNTDSKLISEGLEISMENIDDYFVSVASFEAGLRYMVNQDFFVDFNSFIFNRWETNSNNEKITAIDYGFNFTFGMKF